The Fragaria vesca subsp. vesca linkage group LG2, FraVesHawaii_1.0, whole genome shotgun sequence genome includes a window with the following:
- the LOC101313282 gene encoding uncharacterized protein LOC101313282 — protein sequence MVDGSSMTKPAAGKGSRPGRRHMMRGCLCHFTVKRLYTRPLIALIIYNQRTHVDKSGAPCHGILDRDSMGTRAMYAPRISEEQRQKVMSMLYVGIPLDSIIQHHTEVVQEHGGPLNRDDFLSRSDVRNMERLVRNSTHELHADDGCSVRIWVQRHRKHVFYFEESSSSESFVLGIQTEWQLQQMLQYGHNSYVAFHSRFGLKKFKYPLSTLLVFDQSRNAIPVAWIIASSFSGQGIHKWIGLLVDRIRTKDPRWRLDAFFVDDPSFEISIIREAFQCRVLLCIWHVRRSWIRSILKRCRNFDVQREMFKHLGWLLYCTTSGPIAMDAVEEFLQVFVDQCAFMDYFKRRWLPNIEMWVNGVRSLPVASPEPSAAVESYHLRLKSKLFNEQYASSWSRVDWLIHTLTTEFQSSYWLDQYSVETGYFENLRDRSFLTNCWYQALQILDVDVIIDEQNLQYAKVISQSDRSVVYTIWNPGSEFSLCDCPWSMLGNLCKHIIKVAILCKSRQVARPLLAAQVYRQALLTLLQNPPDDPVVLDHAILHATRLQQDIKGLEDLSNSGLLQSLHSEVNSHGADSIHFPPFP from the exons ATGGTGGATGGTTCTAGTATGACAAAGCCTGCAGCTGGAAAGGGGAGCAGGCCGGGGAGGCGTCACATGATGAGAGGCTGCCTCTGCCATTTTACTGTAAAACGGTTATATACTCGGCCACTCATTGCTCTTATTATCTATAACCAGAGAACACATGTAGATAAATCAGGAGCCCCTTGTCATGGTATACTGGATCGGGATTCTATGGGAACGAGAGCTATGTATGCTCCACGAATTTCGGAGGAGCAACGCCAGAAAGTGATGTCTATGCTTTATGTTGGAATACCTTTGGACAGCATAATTCAGCATCACACAGAGGTAGTCCAGGAACATGGAGGACCCCTTAACCGTGATGATTTTCTCAGTCGTAGTGATGTTCGTAACATGGAAAGGCTGGTTCGTAATTCTACTCATGAGCTGCATGCAGATGATGGATGCAGTGTAAGGATTTGGGTTCAACGCCATCGTAAGCATGTTTTCTACTTTGAAGAAAGCTCTAGTTCAGAATCATTTGTCTTAGGGATACAGACAGAATGGCAGCTGCAGCAGATGCTCCAATATGGACATAATAGCTATGTAGCTTTCCATTCAAGATTTGGCTTAAAGAAGTTTAAG TATCCCTTGTCTACATTACTTGTTTTTGACCAATCCCGGAATGCAATTCCAGTTGCTTGGATCATTGCATCTTCTTTCAGCGGTCAAGGTATCCATAAGTGGATTGGGTTACTGGTTGATAGAATTCGAACCAAGGATCCTAGATGGAGACTTGATGCCTTTTTTGTTGATGATCCTTCCTTCGAGATTTCTATAATAAG AGAGGCTTTCCAATGCCGTGTTTTACTATGCATCTGGCATGTTCGGCGTTCTTGGATAAGAAGCATTTTAAAGAGATGCAGAAACTTTGATGTGCAGCGAGAGATGTTTAAGCACTTAGGTTGGCTGTTGTATTGCACCACAAGTGGGCCAATTGCTATGGATGCAGTTGAAGAGTTTCTGCAAGTATTTGTTGATCAGTGTGCTTTTATGGATTACTTTAAGAGGCGATGGTTACCAAATATAG AGATGTGGGTCAATGGTGTAAGGTCTCTTCCTGTGGCCAGTCCAGAGCCGAGTGCTGCAGTTGAATCCTATCATTTAAGGTTGAAATCCAAGCTTTTCAATGAGCAATATGCTAGCTCGTGGTCAAGAGTTGACTGGTTAATCCACACGCTTACAACTGAATTCCAATCATCCTATTGGTTGGACCAATATAGTGTAGAGACTGGGTATTTTGAAAATCTGAGGGACAGGTCTTTCTTGACCAATTGTTGGTATCAGGCTTTGCAGATCCTAGATGTTGATGTCATAATTGATGAGCAAAATCTACAGTATGCAAAAGTCATCTCACAATCAGACAGAAGTGTGGTGTACACGATCTGGAACCCTGGTTCAGAATTCTCTTTGTGTGATTGCCCCTGGTCGATGCTGGGGAATCTCTGTAAGCATATCATCAAGGTTGCAATCTTGTGTAAAAGTCGGCAGGTTGCGAGACCTTTATTGGCTGCCCAAGTCTATAGGCAGGCTTTGCTTACCCTTCTGCAAAATCCTCCAGATGATCCTGTAGTACTTGATCATGCAATTTTACATGCAACCCGCTTGCAACAGGACATCAAAGGCTTGGAAGATTTATCCAATAGTGGGTTGCTCCAGTCTTTACATTCAGAGGTTAACTCTCATGGAGCAGACAGTATACATTTTCCTCCTTTCCCTTGA
- the LOC101296739 gene encoding uncharacterized protein LOC101296739 translates to MKGHDHKMARMEDILNLPVQDPPCAEFSAAHIKWVKVDGGRHGGDDIALIPYARVDDFVKGESLNADCPASFRIESKRKRAEGSVSKPRVDGYLEYTLYVCFYTPVHVGLSLFYIVEMLL, encoded by the exons ATGAAGGGCCATGACCACAAG ATGGCAAGAATGGAGGACATTCTTAATCTTCCAGTGCAGGATCCTCCGTGTGCCGAATTCTCTGCTGCTCATATCAAATGGGTGAAAGTAGACGGCGGTCGCCACGGTGGTGATGACATTGCTCTGATTCCGTATGCTCGGGTTGATGATTTTGTCAAAGGAGAATCTTTGAATGCCGATTGTCCTGCTAGCTTTCGCATTGAGTCGAAAAGGAAGAGAGCTGAAGGGAGCGTGAGCAAGCCGAGGGTCGATGGCTATCTTGAGTATACACTGTATGTTTGTTTCTATACTCCGGTTCATGTAGGTTTGTCATTGTTCTATATAGTAGAAATGTTGTTATGA